The proteins below are encoded in one region of bacterium:
- a CDS encoding M20/M25/M40 family metallo-hydrolase, which produces MRRTFAVFVWLALLGPMLLWAQENVDLRMVSRIKAEGFNNSKVMETALYLTDVHGPRLTGSPNLKAAGEWAAKKLAEWGLANATLESWGTFGRGWTMEKFSLEMIEPQYAPLIAYPEAWTGSTAGAVTATVVHASVESEADFAKYRGKLRGAIVFTRPPATITFHDQPEGDRHDEKELAELAQMELPNGRSDWQARREEYRRLRELRDKAARFFKEEGALVLVQPSRKGDYGTVFVQGGGSRTLGAPVDLPAVVMAAEHYNRIVRLLEKGIAVKLAVQIENKFHEADSLGYNTVAEIPGADRKLKDEIVMLGGHLDSWHAGTGATDNAAGCAVAMEAVRILRALAVQPRRTIRIALWSGEEQGLLGSRAYVKKHFGDPATMRFTPGHERFSAYFNLDNGTGKIRGVYLQGNEMVRPIFAAWLKPLEDLGATTLTIRNTGGTDHLPFDAVGLPGFQFIQDPMEYGTRTHHSNMDVYDHLQAGDLMQAAVVMATFVYHAAMRDEKLPRKDLPKPPAAAQTTMR; this is translated from the coding sequence ATGAGACGAACGTTCGCCGTCTTCGTGTGGCTGGCGCTACTCGGCCCGATGCTGCTGTGGGCGCAGGAAAACGTCGACCTGCGCATGGTCAGCCGCATCAAAGCCGAGGGCTTCAACAACTCGAAAGTGATGGAGACCGCTCTTTATCTCACCGATGTGCATGGCCCGCGCCTGACTGGTTCGCCCAACCTGAAGGCCGCCGGCGAATGGGCCGCAAAGAAACTGGCAGAGTGGGGACTCGCCAATGCCACGCTGGAGAGCTGGGGCACGTTCGGCCGCGGTTGGACGATGGAAAAATTCTCCCTGGAAATGATCGAGCCGCAGTACGCGCCGCTGATCGCCTATCCCGAAGCCTGGACCGGCAGCACTGCGGGCGCGGTGACCGCGACCGTGGTGCACGCCAGTGTCGAATCAGAAGCCGATTTTGCGAAATATCGCGGTAAACTGCGCGGCGCGATCGTGTTCACCCGTCCGCCGGCAACCATCACGTTTCACGACCAGCCGGAAGGCGATCGCCACGATGAAAAGGAGCTTGCCGAACTCGCACAAATGGAATTGCCGAACGGCCGGTCCGACTGGCAGGCGCGCCGCGAGGAGTATCGCCGGCTGCGGGAGCTGCGCGACAAAGCCGCACGCTTCTTCAAGGAAGAAGGCGCGCTGGTGCTGGTTCAGCCGAGCCGCAAAGGCGACTACGGCACCGTGTTCGTGCAGGGTGGCGGCAGCCGCACGCTGGGCGCGCCGGTCGACCTGCCCGCGGTGGTGATGGCGGCAGAGCACTACAACCGCATCGTGCGCCTGCTGGAAAAGGGTATTGCCGTCAAGCTGGCGGTGCAGATCGAGAACAAATTCCATGAAGCCGATTCGCTGGGCTACAACACGGTGGCGGAAATTCCCGGCGCCGACAGAAAGCTCAAGGATGAAATCGTGATGCTCGGCGGCCACCTCGATTCCTGGCATGCCGGCACCGGCGCGACCGACAACGCCGCGGGTTGCGCCGTGGCCATGGAAGCGGTGCGCATTCTGCGTGCGCTGGCAGTGCAGCCGCGCCGCACCATTCGCATTGCCTTGTGGAGCGGGGAAGAACAGGGCCTGCTGGGCTCGCGCGCGTACGTCAAGAAGCATTTCGGCGATCCCGCAACCATGCGCTTCACGCCCGGCCACGAGAGGTTTTCGGCGTACTTCAATCTCGACAACGGCACCGGCAAGATTCGCGGCGTGTATTTACAGGGCAACGAAATGGTGCGGCCGATCTTCGCCGCCTGGCTGAAGCCGCTGGAGGACCTGGGCGCGACCACGCTCACCATTCGCAACACCGGCGGCACCGATCACCTGCCCTTTGATGCCGTGGGCCTGCCCGGCTTTCAGTTCATTCAAGATCCAATGGAATACGGCACGCGCACGCATCATTCCAACATGGACGTTTACGATCATCTGCAGGCCGGCGATTTGATGCAGGCCGCGGTGGTGATGGCAACGTTTGTGTATCACGCCGCCATGCGCGACGAGAAGCTGCCGCGCAAGGATCTGCCCAAGCCGCCGGCCGCCGCGCAGACGACGATGCGGTAG
- a CDS encoding CehA/McbA family metallohydrolase yields MPILISFWSLAAAVGFDLDGMTLPVALLFFLYAEIHYRFKFTPSRLYRRQPEILADVPQRLEPHTPLPVLLIVKDAGRFPCELQSLTVTLQLATPAADSSKPFTHQITFNEIITAPMWWRVVPVILPAEARGLARVNVTIEYRIGGRQFRCVNDNYAGTRHAPLQLLLAEEPLPALPGFCQGDLHCHTDATSDQVEFGAPAGAYAALGKAMGLSFCAATDHSYDLDDFPDDYLHNDPELRKWRRLQEEIHALNASASGFVVIPGEEVSCGNAAGRNVHFLILNHSRFIRGSGDSAERWLRTRPDHTIAEVLAQLEAGALAFAAHPAVPPPLLERVLLGRGHWADADLAHARLNGLQFWNGGRLWEEQGMQQWREMLLAGRRVYTIAGSDAHGNFNRFRQISFPFVKMVEHHRHLFGSVRTAALLEGGLQLDSLLAALRHGRACITTGPLLDLRVTHAMGKQARLGDHISAESGKIQISAVSTEEFGRLVQVKIWRGDPARRREEIIHEAQPAARAFHYQAEIALPRAARDFYLRAEARTERAPLLPEQSASCRALTNPIWVTPAHVQT; encoded by the coding sequence ATGCCCATTCTGATCAGCTTTTGGAGTTTGGCCGCGGCCGTTGGCTTCGACCTTGACGGGATGACCCTGCCGGTCGCGCTGCTGTTTTTCCTCTATGCCGAGATTCACTATCGTTTCAAATTCACCCCCAGCCGGCTCTATCGCCGCCAGCCCGAGATTCTCGCGGATGTGCCGCAGCGGCTCGAGCCGCACACGCCTCTGCCGGTCTTGTTGATCGTCAAAGATGCCGGCCGCTTTCCCTGCGAGCTGCAATCCCTCACCGTCACGCTGCAGCTCGCCACGCCCGCAGCCGATTCCAGCAAGCCCTTCACGCACCAGATCACCTTCAACGAAATCATCACTGCGCCAATGTGGTGGCGGGTTGTTCCGGTTATTCTGCCGGCCGAGGCACGAGGACTGGCGCGAGTCAACGTCACCATCGAATATCGCATTGGCGGCCGGCAGTTTCGTTGTGTGAATGACAACTATGCCGGCACTCGCCATGCGCCGCTGCAACTGCTGCTCGCGGAGGAGCCGCTTCCCGCGCTGCCGGGCTTTTGCCAGGGCGATTTGCACTGCCACACGGATGCCACCAGCGACCAGGTCGAATTCGGCGCGCCGGCCGGCGCCTATGCTGCGCTCGGTAAAGCCATGGGCTTGTCCTTTTGCGCCGCGACCGACCATTCCTATGATCTCGATGATTTCCCCGATGATTACCTGCACAATGATCCCGAGCTGCGCAAATGGCGCAGACTGCAGGAAGAGATACATGCGCTCAATGCCAGCGCCTCCGGTTTTGTCGTCATTCCCGGCGAGGAGGTTTCCTGCGGCAACGCCGCCGGCCGCAACGTGCATTTCCTCATTCTCAATCACTCCCGCTTCATTCGCGGCAGCGGCGACAGTGCCGAACGCTGGCTGCGCACCCGGCCCGATCACACCATCGCGGAGGTGCTGGCCCAGCTCGAGGCCGGCGCGCTCGCCTTTGCCGCGCATCCCGCCGTGCCGCCGCCCTTGCTGGAGAGAGTGTTGCTCGGCCGCGGACACTGGGCGGACGCGGACCTCGCGCATGCGCGCTTGAACGGCCTGCAGTTTTGGAACGGCGGCAGGCTTTGGGAAGAACAGGGCATGCAACAGTGGCGCGAAATGTTGCTGGCCGGCCGGCGTGTCTACACCATTGCCGGCAGCGATGCCCACGGCAACTTCAATCGCTTTCGCCAGATTTCATTTCCCTTTGTGAAAATGGTGGAGCATCACCGCCATCTCTTCGGCAGTGTGCGCACCGCCGCTCTGCTCGAGGGCGGCCTGCAGCTCGATTCTCTGCTGGCGGCGCTGCGTCACGGCCGCGCCTGCATCACCACTGGTCCGTTGCTCGATTTGCGCGTAACGCATGCAATGGGCAAGCAAGCCCGTCTGGGCGATCACATTTCGGCAGAATCCGGCAAGATTCAAATCTCGGCGGTGAGCACGGAGGAATTCGGCAGATTGGTGCAGGTGAAAATTTGGCGGGGTGACCCGGCGCGGCGGAGGGAGGAAATTATTCATGAGGCGCAGCCGGCTGCTCGAGCGTTTCATTATCAGGCAGAAATCGCGTTGCCGCGCGCCGCGCGTGACTTCTACCTGCGCGCGGAAGCGCGCACCGAGCGTGCGCCGCTGCTGCCCGAGCAAAGTGCCAGTTGCCGCGCCTTGACCAATCCGATATGGGTCACGCCGGCGCATGTACAAACCTGA
- a CDS encoding glycosyltransferase, whose amino-acid sequence MLVAAIVVLAFLTFGYVCALLWLTQGLRAAQQLHSDEHEHHGQSSPALPPTVTVIVCARNEETHLPQLLADLSRQDYPAERLQIYLVDDRSSDGTGALMAAFAAQHPNARHLRMHDTRTDFAPKKRALDHAIRQARGEIILLTDADARAGPTWVSEMAAQFRPGVVMVCGYSPYLPRTTLLQNILALEYFSLAAVAAASIGAERPLTCTGSNLAYRREAYLVIDGFAGIAHFVSGDDDLFLHKMHDHHPGRIAYAGHPAIQTAVRPPASWQEFQSQRTRYASKGRHYRPGVTLGLAAVYLLNLLLVAGLLSVLLGTTAVFAATLVCGSLKAGSEFLFLRRAAAWFKEESLLQYFLPAALLHPFYVVYFATRAPFAKFTWRGQSFATTTAVQQPATVRSR is encoded by the coding sequence ATGCTAGTTGCCGCCATTGTGGTGCTCGCCTTTTTGACCTTCGGCTATGTCTGTGCGTTGCTCTGGCTGACGCAGGGATTGCGCGCGGCGCAACAACTCCACAGTGACGAACACGAACACCACGGACAATCCTCGCCGGCGCTTCCACCCACCGTCACCGTGATCGTTTGCGCCCGCAATGAAGAAACGCATCTGCCGCAGTTGCTGGCCGATCTCAGCCGGCAGGACTATCCGGCGGAGCGGCTGCAAATTTACCTGGTCGATGACCGGTCCAGCGACGGCACCGGTGCACTGATGGCGGCCTTTGCCGCGCAGCACCCGAACGCCCGCCACTTGCGCATGCACGACACGCGGACGGATTTCGCGCCCAAGAAGCGCGCCCTGGATCATGCCATCCGCCAGGCGCGCGGCGAAATCATTCTGCTCACCGATGCCGACGCGCGCGCGGGCCCAACCTGGGTGAGTGAAATGGCGGCGCAATTCCGCCCCGGCGTGGTGATGGTCTGCGGCTATTCGCCTTACCTTCCCCGCACAACGCTGCTGCAGAACATTCTGGCGTTGGAGTATTTTTCGCTGGCGGCCGTGGCAGCCGCCAGCATTGGCGCAGAGCGGCCGCTGACCTGCACCGGCAGCAATCTTGCCTACCGGCGGGAGGCCTATCTCGTCATCGATGGTTTTGCCGGCATCGCCCATTTCGTTTCCGGTGATGACGATCTCTTCCTGCACAAGATGCACGATCATCATCCCGGCCGCATCGCTTACGCCGGCCATCCTGCCATTCAAACGGCGGTGCGGCCGCCGGCTTCCTGGCAGGAGTTTCAATCGCAGCGGACGCGTTATGCTTCCAAAGGGCGCCATTACCGGCCCGGCGTGACGCTGGGTTTGGCCGCAGTGTACTTGCTCAATCTCCTGCTCGTCGCCGGCCTGCTGTCCGTTCTGCTCGGAACAACAGCGGTGTTCGCCGCGACGTTGGTCTGCGGCAGCCTCAAAGCGGGCAGCGAATTTCTCTTTCTGCGGCGCGCGGCAGCCTGGTTCAAAGAGGAAAGCCTGCTGCAATATTTTCTCCCCGCCGCGTTGTTGCATCCGTTCTACGTGGTCTATTTTGCCACGCGCGCGCCCTTTGCAAAATTCACCTGGCGCGGACAAAGCTTTGCCACGACCACGGCCGTCCAACAACCGGCGACCGTGCGCAGCCGGTGA
- a CDS encoding alkaline phosphatase D family protein, which produces MCLCALPLSAQTLTHGPFAGAVTSQSARFYARVAPAAEVAIQLAATPNFNPARTSAAVRTDSLRDYAALLELSGLQPDQRYYYRTLVNGQPAGEVRRFKTFPPEGERAPFQFAFGSCIVMRRQPQPEDGRVFTVMQNDDLRFFLQIGDWCYPDTTDSPAQPQRVFSADLRRVQESYRAKYDTSHALQQVLRTTPIDYVYDDHDYLNDDASALSYPRNDSMRTITVPASVRANSIRGYQEAFPGYALANPQGGIWHKFSCANADFFMLDTRAQRSPNLEAFVYNPVTDSIEFAPAPQHSMLAGYADVAGENQMDWLLRELQASAADWKFIVSTVPFNRGLRPVIDLSVMLQDSILTVPGYGTGSLLRIGLGIADKWVGFPADQERLLQFLAEHDIKNVIVLSGDTHTAAIDDGTNAGLPELMAGALEQSNSRLVFLLELFRFNIWNGGGQNISSGNFNDAYGRVTVHGADSVRLEIVDEFGALVAGKTIRPAAVSAVTAPDAVPRVLALPQIYPNPFAPAQAPFAVTIAFAPAPSAVIEVGIYDLTGRRILSRSLPAGVRQFRWLGNDETGGPAASGLYFVRVKLTEAQGRRHFATQKLLLLR; this is translated from the coding sequence ATGTGCCTGTGCGCGCTGCCGCTGTCCGCGCAAACCCTGACGCACGGCCCGTTTGCCGGTGCGGTCACTTCACAATCGGCCCGCTTCTATGCGCGCGTGGCGCCCGCGGCCGAAGTGGCCATACAGCTCGCCGCGACGCCGAATTTCAATCCCGCCCGCACCAGCGCAGCAGTGCGCACCGATTCGCTGCGGGACTATGCCGCGCTGCTCGAACTCTCCGGCCTGCAGCCCGATCAACGCTACTACTACCGCACGCTGGTCAACGGCCAGCCCGCCGGAGAAGTACGCCGCTTCAAAACCTTTCCGCCGGAAGGCGAGCGCGCGCCGTTTCAGTTCGCCTTTGGCTCGTGCATCGTCATGCGCCGGCAGCCGCAACCGGAGGATGGCCGGGTCTTCACGGTCATGCAGAATGATGATCTGCGTTTTTTCCTGCAGATTGGCGACTGGTGTTATCCCGACACGACTGATTCACCGGCCCAGCCGCAGCGCGTGTTCAGCGCCGACCTGCGCCGCGTGCAGGAGAGCTATCGTGCGAAGTACGACACCTCGCATGCGCTGCAGCAAGTCTTGCGCACCACACCGATCGACTATGTTTATGATGATCATGATTACCTCAACGACGATGCCTCGGCGCTGAGCTATCCACGCAATGATTCCATGCGCACAATCACGGTGCCGGCGAGCGTGCGAGCGAACAGCATTCGCGGCTATCAGGAGGCTTTCCCCGGCTATGCGCTGGCGAATCCGCAGGGCGGCATTTGGCACAAATTCTCCTGCGCCAACGCCGACTTTTTCATGCTGGACACGCGCGCGCAGCGTAGTCCCAATCTCGAGGCCTTCGTTTACAACCCGGTGACCGACAGCATCGAATTTGCGCCGGCGCCGCAGCATTCGATGCTGGCCGGCTATGCCGACGTGGCCGGGGAAAACCAAATGGACTGGCTGCTGCGGGAATTGCAGGCCTCGGCCGCGGATTGGAAATTCATCGTCTCCACCGTGCCATTCAATCGCGGCTTGCGGCCGGTGATCGATCTTTCCGTGATGCTGCAAGACAGCATCCTCACGGTGCCGGGCTACGGCACCGGCTCACTGCTGCGCATCGGTTTGGGAATCGCGGATAAATGGGTGGGATTTCCGGCGGATCAGGAGCGGCTGCTGCAGTTCCTGGCGGAGCATGATATCAAGAATGTGATCGTGCTCAGCGGCGACACGCACACCGCGGCGATTGACGACGGCACAAATGCCGGACTGCCGGAGTTGATGGCGGGCGCGCTCGAACAATCCAACTCGCGGCTGGTGTTTCTGCTCGAGTTGTTCCGTTTCAACATTTGGAACGGCGGCGGCCAGAATATCAGCAGCGGCAATTTCAACGACGCTTACGGCCGCGTCACGGTGCACGGCGCGGATTCGGTCCGGCTGGAGATCGTGGATGAATTCGGCGCGTTGGTGGCAGGCAAGACCATTCGCCCCGCGGCCGTCAGTGCGGTCACTGCGCCCGACGCGGTGCCGCGCGTGCTGGCCTTGCCGCAGATCTACCCGAATCCCTTTGCGCCGGCGCAAGCGCCATTTGCCGTGACCATTGCCTTCGCGCCGGCGCCTTCGGCCGTCATCGAGGTGGGGATTTATGATCTCACCGGCCGCCGGATTCTGAGCCGCTCCCTGCCCGCTGGTGTGCGACAGTTTCGCTGGCTGGGCAACGATGAAACCGGCGGGCCGGCAGCCAGCGGCCTCTATTTTGTGCGCGTGAAACTCACCGAGGCGCAGGGCCGCCGCCACTTTGCCACGCAAAAGCTCTTGCTGTTGCGCTGA
- a CDS encoding ATP-binding protein, translated as MEQQTLFSSLSADLEATLREDNPWWRGERIFGLPAIRRWAFAPVLNHLQSGVTPITVLRGPRQVGKTTLINQTIQALLDEGIAPLRILRIQFDELPQLQRLNEPILTLVRWYADSVLGKSLNQAAWDGEQALIFLDEVQNLSDWAPQLKHLVDMQPVRVVVTGSSALRIEAGRDSLAGRITTLDMGPLFLREIGHMRAFGDVAAFLPDNGLAALKEKSFWQELRRFGEQHHEFRRLAFTAFSERGAYPVAHGRTELLWKKLADQLNETVIRRAIQHDLRMGPRGQRRDEHLLAEVFRLACRYAGQAPSQALYLTELRQGLHANIGPQRVLAYLKFLDGTLLLRLIEPHELRLKKKRGAPKLCLCDHALRAAWLQETVPLAPAALERSPHLADLAGRIAESVVGYFLRSIVNLGVTHFPERGAEPEVDFILTVGEQRIPLEVKYRRQIDFKDTLGLRVFLEKSHYNAPFGLLITLGEEAGTDDPRIISLPLSTLLLLK; from the coding sequence ATGGAACAACAAACTCTGTTTTCTTCGCTCTCTGCTGACTTGGAAGCCACCTTGCGAGAGGACAACCCCTGGTGGCGCGGCGAGCGGATTTTTGGCCTGCCGGCGATCAGGCGCTGGGCCTTTGCTCCGGTTCTGAACCATCTCCAGAGCGGTGTGACGCCGATCACTGTCTTGCGCGGTCCGCGCCAGGTTGGCAAGACCACGCTGATCAACCAGACGATTCAAGCTCTGCTCGATGAAGGAATCGCCCCACTGCGCATCCTCCGCATTCAATTCGACGAGTTGCCGCAACTGCAACGATTGAACGAACCGATACTCACCCTGGTGCGTTGGTATGCCGACTCGGTGCTGGGGAAGAGCCTGAATCAGGCCGCATGGGACGGCGAGCAGGCGCTCATTTTCCTGGATGAAGTTCAGAACCTCTCGGATTGGGCGCCGCAACTGAAACATCTGGTGGATATGCAGCCGGTGCGGGTGGTGGTAACGGGCAGCTCTGCTCTCCGCATTGAGGCCGGCAGGGACAGCCTGGCGGGGCGCATCACCACGCTGGACATGGGGCCGCTGTTCCTGCGTGAGATCGGTCACATGAGAGCATTCGGAGATGTAGCCGCATTTCTTCCTGACAATGGCTTGGCGGCGCTGAAGGAAAAAAGCTTCTGGCAGGAGTTGCGCCGCTTTGGCGAGCAGCACCACGAGTTCCGGCGTCTTGCTTTCACAGCTTTCTCAGAGCGCGGCGCCTATCCTGTGGCCCACGGCCGCACCGAACTGCTTTGGAAAAAACTCGCGGATCAGCTCAACGAAACCGTCATCCGCCGCGCCATTCAGCATGATCTCAGGATGGGACCGCGCGGCCAGCGGCGTGACGAACATCTGCTCGCAGAAGTGTTTCGCCTGGCCTGCCGCTATGCCGGGCAGGCGCCGTCGCAAGCCCTCTACCTGACGGAATTGCGCCAGGGCTTGCACGCGAATATCGGCCCGCAACGCGTGCTGGCCTATCTAAAGTTCCTGGACGGCACGCTGCTGTTGCGCTTGATCGAGCCCCATGAGTTGCGTCTAAAGAAGAAGAGGGGAGCGCCAAAGCTCTGCCTGTGCGATCACGCCTTGCGTGCCGCCTGGTTGCAAGAAACCGTACCGCTCGCCCCCGCGGCATTGGAACGATCTCCGCATCTCGCTGATTTGGCCGGGCGAATCGCTGAAAGTGTTGTCGGCTATTTCCTGCGCTCGATCGTCAATCTCGGCGTAACTCATTTTCCCGAACGCGGCGCCGAACCGGAGGTGGATTTCATTCTTACCGTTGGCGAGCAGCGAATTCCGTTGGAAGTCAAGTACCGCCGGCAGATCGATTTCAAAGACACGCTCGGCTTGCGTGTTTTTCTCGAAAAGTCGCACTACAACGCACCTTTCGGCCTTCTGATCACGCTCGGTGAGGAGGCGGGGACAGATGATCCGCGCATCATCTCGCTGCCGCTTTCGACGCTACTTCTATTGAAGTGA
- a CDS encoding GNAT family N-acetyltransferase: MELKLARCLIRPWQSGDAAALAQHANNRKIWRNVRDRFPHPYTLADAEAWIAFADAQDPCTNFAIVVGDEAAGGIGFVLKDDVDRRSAELGYWLGEAFGGRGIVSEAVTAMTAFMFANFDLCRIQATVFEWNKASMRVLEKAGYVCEARLRCSATKDGQTIDDFIYAVVRPDRILSPPR; encoded by the coding sequence ATGGAACTCAAACTCGCGCGCTGTCTCATTCGCCCGTGGCAATCGGGCGATGCCGCAGCGCTGGCACAGCATGCCAACAATCGCAAGATCTGGCGCAATGTGCGCGATCGCTTTCCCCATCCCTACACTTTGGCCGATGCCGAGGCGTGGATCGCATTTGCCGACGCCCAAGATCCCTGCACCAATTTCGCCATCGTGGTTGGCGATGAGGCCGCGGGCGGCATCGGTTTCGTGCTGAAAGACGATGTCGATCGCCGCTCCGCCGAGCTCGGCTACTGGCTGGGCGAGGCGTTTGGGGGCCGCGGCATCGTCAGCGAAGCGGTGACGGCCATGACCGCATTCATGTTCGCAAACTTCGATCTCTGCCGCATTCAAGCCACGGTGTTCGAATGGAACAAAGCCTCGATGCGTGTGCTGGAAAAGGCGGGCTATGTGTGCGAAGCGCGGCTGCGCTGCAGCGCCACCAAGGATGGGCAGACGATCGACGACTTCATTTATGCCGTAGTTCGGCCGGATCGCATTCTCTCTCCCCCACGCTGA
- a CDS encoding rRNA pseudouridine synthase — translation MLVRALSKLGLCSRQEARRAIRAGRVQVNGKTARDSLYWITLGEDQIVFDGKPLSAAQPLRYFMLHKPAGYVTTRRDSFGRQTVFDLMPMAQTKLGKPSGAAPGRDWLFPVGRLDFDSEGLLLFTNDGPLADALASPTSHVEKVYRVQLDRVPPETELRRLEQGILLDGRLTLPARVEYESDHHEGRWLRITMHEGKNRQVRRMFAAVGSKVLRLLRVRIGPLKLGNLAVGEWRELAATEVQALRRAVARPQAPQ, via the coding sequence ATGCTCGTGCGCGCGCTGTCGAAACTCGGGCTGTGCTCACGCCAGGAAGCACGGCGCGCGATTCGCGCCGGCCGCGTGCAGGTCAATGGCAAAACCGCACGTGACAGTCTGTACTGGATCACGCTCGGCGAGGATCAAATCGTATTCGACGGCAAGCCGCTCAGCGCAGCCCAACCGTTGCGCTATTTCATGCTGCACAAACCAGCAGGCTATGTCACCACCCGGCGTGATTCCTTCGGCCGGCAGACGGTTTTCGATTTGATGCCAATGGCGCAAACCAAACTCGGCAAACCTTCAGGCGCAGCGCCCGGCCGCGATTGGCTCTTTCCCGTGGGCCGGCTGGATTTTGATTCGGAAGGGCTGCTGCTCTTCACCAATGACGGCCCCCTGGCTGACGCCCTCGCGAGTCCAACCAGCCACGTCGAGAAGGTCTATCGGGTGCAGTTGGATCGTGTGCCGCCGGAGACGGAACTGCGGCGGTTGGAGCAAGGCATTCTGCTGGACGGCCGCCTGACGTTGCCGGCCAGAGTTGAATACGAATCGGATCATCACGAAGGCCGCTGGCTGCGCATCACCATGCACGAAGGGAAAAACCGGCAAGTGCGGCGCATGTTTGCGGCGGTGGGCAGCAAAGTTCTGCGCCTGCTGCGCGTTCGCATTGGCCCGCTGAAGCTCGGCAACTTGGCCGTGGGTGAATGGCGGGAACTCGCCGCCACGGAAGTGCAAGCCCTGCGCCGGGCGGTTGCGCGGCCGCAGGCTCCTCAATAA
- a CDS encoding glycosyltransferase, translating into MTGIEITLLCLFGLYTLASLLLLVGTARAGAEQHNPNQAARPRVSILVAARNEERHLPACLQALVQSDYPAAQLEIMVIDDRSTDQTRQIAASFAQRYSCVRVLSLTQRLAGMSGKASALCQGLAHATGEIILVTDADCLVPPTWVAAMVRPFTPQTGLVGGFTLLSPFHTLRPAQATDHLYGRVQTLDWMFLLTIGAGAAGWGKPVSILGNNFGFRRQAYDQVGGYRAIGFTIIEDFALMQKIVSETAWQVRFPLESAAAIYSFPPASWREFLRQRQRWAAGGKEMGLLAKSLMVVGFSVQLALALAAVLSPALLAAGLLLKLGSDFILLWRCAAALRARPLLRSFLFFELYFFLYCFALAPTIMLPATVHWKGVRYRWNVRGQIRSVEDLPESAP; encoded by the coding sequence ATGACTGGAATCGAAATCACTCTGCTCTGCTTGTTCGGATTGTATACCCTCGCCTCGCTGCTTCTTTTGGTTGGCACGGCCCGGGCCGGCGCTGAACAACACAATCCGAATCAGGCGGCCCGGCCGCGCGTCAGCATCCTGGTCGCCGCCCGCAATGAAGAACGCCATCTCCCCGCCTGCCTGCAAGCGTTGGTGCAGTCCGACTATCCCGCGGCGCAGCTCGAAATCATGGTGATCGACGACCGCTCGACTGATCAAACCCGGCAGATTGCGGCCAGCTTTGCGCAGCGCTACTCCTGCGTGCGCGTGCTTTCGCTCACGCAGCGGCTGGCAGGCATGTCCGGCAAAGCCAGCGCGCTCTGTCAGGGACTGGCGCACGCAACCGGCGAGATCATTCTAGTGACGGATGCCGATTGCCTGGTGCCGCCCACGTGGGTGGCGGCCATGGTCCGCCCTTTCACCCCACAAACCGGCTTGGTCGGCGGCTTCACTTTGCTCAGTCCATTTCACACGCTGCGGCCGGCGCAAGCAACAGACCACTTGTACGGTCGCGTGCAAACGCTCGACTGGATGTTCTTGTTGACCATCGGCGCAGGCGCTGCGGGCTGGGGCAAACCGGTCTCGATTCTCGGCAATAACTTCGGTTTTCGCCGCCAAGCCTATGACCAAGTCGGCGGCTATCGCGCCATCGGCTTCACCATCATCGAAGATTTTGCGCTGATGCAGAAGATCGTCAGCGAGACGGCGTGGCAGGTGCGCTTTCCCCTGGAGTCGGCCGCGGCGATTTACTCCTTTCCGCCCGCCTCCTGGCGGGAGTTTCTGCGCCAACGCCAGCGCTGGGCGGCTGGCGGCAAAGAAATGGGCCTGCTCGCCAAATCCCTGATGGTGGTCGGCTTCAGCGTGCAGCTCGCGCTGGCGCTCGCCGCCGTGCTTTCACCCGCGCTGCTGGCTGCCGGCCTGCTGCTCAAGCTGGGCAGTGACTTCATTCTGCTTTGGCGTTGCGCCGCCGCGCTGCGGGCGCGGCCGCTGTTGCGCAGCTTTCTGTTTTTCGAGTTGTATTTCTTTCTCTACTGCTTCGCTCTGGCGCCCACCATCATGTTGCCGGCGACGGTTCATTGGAAGGGCGTGCGTTATCGCTGGAATGTACGCGGCCAAATCAGAAGCGTGGAAGACTTGCCCGAGTCTGCGCCCTGA